One genomic region from Pseudoduganella lutea encodes:
- a CDS encoding LysR substrate-binding domain-containing protein, with protein MKPVQRYRALRKASLKGLQAFEAAYMHRSFAAAAQELSITASAVSHSIQTLEEALGTLLFERARRGVVPTEEGARLYDVIRRSFGDIDDELRTILDRGSKQQVVTIQCAPSFAAIWVMPQLPAFLRAHPDIDVRLWAVHQAPDFSSSGVDVAVLYGRPTASAGVHVEPISEHERYLPVCSPKLVDGWTLPLPPGDIENFYLIQNDVSLTSWDEWIGRFAPECRHPVRGLRLDRAFMTLSAAENGLGMCIESTVLVQDYLRDGRLVCPFGELAIEARGHYLAVPKSREGLQAVRTVADWIRGFVTDTVR; from the coding sequence ATGAAACCAGTTCAGCGATACCGCGCCCTGCGCAAGGCTTCCCTCAAGGGCTTGCAGGCTTTCGAAGCCGCCTACATGCATCGTTCCTTCGCCGCCGCCGCGCAGGAGCTGTCGATCACGGCATCGGCCGTGAGCCATTCGATCCAGACACTGGAAGAAGCGCTCGGCACGCTGCTGTTCGAGCGCGCGCGGCGCGGCGTGGTGCCGACGGAAGAGGGGGCCCGGCTGTATGACGTGATCCGCCGCTCGTTCGGCGACATCGACGACGAGCTGCGCACGATCCTCGACCGCGGCAGCAAGCAGCAGGTGGTGACGATCCAGTGCGCGCCCAGCTTCGCGGCGATCTGGGTGATGCCGCAACTGCCGGCCTTCCTGCGCGCCCATCCGGACATCGACGTGCGCCTGTGGGCCGTGCACCAGGCACCGGACTTTTCCAGCAGCGGCGTCGACGTGGCGGTGCTGTACGGCAGACCCACCGCCTCGGCCGGCGTGCACGTGGAACCGATTTCGGAACACGAGCGTTACCTGCCGGTCTGCAGCCCGAAGCTGGTCGATGGCTGGACCCTGCCGCTGCCGCCTGGCGATATCGAGAATTTCTATCTCATCCAGAACGACGTGTCGCTGACCTCATGGGATGAATGGATCGGGCGCTTCGCGCCGGAATGCCGGCACCCGGTGCGCGGGCTGCGGCTCGACCGCGCGTTCATGACCCTGAGCGCCGCCGAGAACGGCCTGGGCATGTGCATCGAGAGCACGGTGCTGGTGCAGGACTATCTTCGGGATGGGCGTCTGGTGTGTCCGTTCGGCGAGCTGGCCATCGAGGCGCGGGGGCATTACCTGGCCGTGCCGAAGAGCCGTGAAGGCTTGCAGGCCGTGCGCACGGTGGCGGACTGGATTCGCGGCTTCGTGACCGACACCGTCCGTTAG
- a CDS encoding trypsin-like serine peptidase, with product MPNENLGRRPIGYRPPLGEDVAGLPGWKPVPALSFASVPFCSICTVEIIENGHSEPVGTGWLAGPATVITAGHVIERDDRGNGRRAFAVRFPGESAPITVLDAKVHAQFGNSGPAAFDQFDIAALAIAPTGRPALLISSPGGDIEVEVPGYPNPGGIEPGTLFTHRAQAATHSPRVLLHAVDTARGHSGAPVLQVSGNTLTGTVIALHTQGHAANPDAEAHPRHNVALVLAGALEEFIQAHLAAGFN from the coding sequence ATGCCGAATGAAAATCTCGGCCGGCGGCCTATTGGCTATCGGCCACCACTGGGTGAGGACGTCGCGGGATTGCCTGGCTGGAAACCGGTGCCTGCGCTATCCTTTGCATCAGTGCCGTTTTGCTCGATCTGCACGGTTGAGATAATCGAGAACGGACACAGCGAACCGGTTGGCACCGGTTGGCTTGCAGGCCCTGCCACGGTGATTACGGCTGGTCACGTAATCGAACGCGACGACCGCGGAAACGGCAGGCGGGCCTTTGCCGTCAGATTTCCCGGGGAATCGGCGCCGATTACTGTGCTCGACGCCAAGGTGCACGCGCAGTTCGGAAATAGCGGACCCGCCGCATTCGATCAGTTCGACATTGCCGCATTAGCTATTGCCCCGACCGGACGCCCTGCCCTGCTTATCTCCAGTCCAGGCGGGGACATCGAGGTGGAAGTACCCGGCTATCCAAATCCGGGAGGAATAGAACCCGGCACTCTCTTCACCCACCGGGCGCAAGCTGCCACACACTCGCCAAGGGTACTGCTGCATGCAGTGGACACCGCGCGCGGACACAGCGGCGCACCGGTCCTTCAGGTCTCCGGTAACACCCTGACCGGCACCGTGATTGCGTTGCATACGCAAGGCCACGCCGCAAATCCCGATGCGGAGGCGCACCCCCGTCACAACGTCGCACTCGTGCTCGCGGGCGCACTGGAAGAATTTATCCAAGCCCACCTAGCCGCCGGATTCAATTAA
- a CDS encoding SDR family NAD(P)-dependent oxidoreductase, giving the protein MLLKDRVAIVTGGAGINGLGFATARMLAAHGANVVILDLAGANPAGAAAELGPQHLGVVADVTNKEQCDAAAQAALARFGRIDILFANAGITQPRKTLDITAADYDAVLDVSLRGTLLMSQAVLPAMREQRSGSIICTSSVSAQRGGGILGGPHYSAAKAGVLGLMRAMAREFGPDGIRVNAITPGLIATDIIKGKLTEERKGEIANDIPLARLGRADDIAGAVVFLGSDLSAYCTGVTLDVNGGMLIH; this is encoded by the coding sequence ATGTTACTGAAAGATCGCGTGGCAATCGTGACCGGCGGCGCCGGCATCAATGGGCTGGGCTTTGCGACGGCGCGCATGCTGGCCGCGCACGGCGCGAACGTGGTGATCCTCGACCTGGCCGGCGCCAACCCGGCCGGCGCCGCGGCCGAACTGGGGCCGCAGCACCTTGGTGTGGTGGCCGACGTGACGAACAAGGAACAGTGCGACGCGGCGGCCCAGGCGGCGCTGGCGCGCTTCGGCCGCATCGACATCCTGTTCGCCAACGCCGGCATCACGCAGCCGCGCAAGACGCTCGACATCACCGCGGCCGACTACGACGCAGTTCTCGACGTGAGCCTGCGCGGCACGCTGCTGATGTCGCAGGCCGTGCTGCCCGCCATGCGGGAACAGCGTAGCGGCAGCATCATCTGCACCTCGTCGGTATCGGCGCAGCGCGGCGGCGGCATCCTCGGCGGGCCGCACTACTCGGCCGCAAAAGCCGGCGTGCTGGGCCTGATGCGGGCCATGGCGCGCGAGTTCGGCCCCGATGGCATCCGCGTCAACGCCATCACGCCGGGCCTGATCGCCACCGACATCATCAAAGGCAAGCTGACGGAAGAGAGAAAAGGCGAGATCGCCAACGACATCCCGCTGGCGCGGCTGGGCAGGGCCGACGATATTGCCGGCGCCGTCGTGTTCCTGGGCAGCGACTTGTCCGCATACTGCACCGGCGTGACGCTGGATGTAAATGGCGGGATGCTCATTCACTGA
- a CDS encoding family 43 glycosylhydrolase, translating into MHRPMSVLPALLLAFAFSAGAEPGKPISPRFNADPSPHYFTTQAGGKFYLYATDDASNSGNYWDSTTWRLYTSPDMKAWTDAGIPLDVTVFKWARPDAKAWAPEAAQRNGKFYFYAPVGGDKIGVAVSSRPDGGFADARGTPLVDKARDANAGDEPIDPAVFVDKDDQAYLYFGTRVPKVVKLKADMITLDGPILDVAIAGLPALDKTEKADKANKTGRKAYGEAPFLNFPFSTGWPGQIVHATGSSPLGPFTYRGVVLDFLKISTNHQAIIEHAGKSWLFYHDALLPGGGSHRRSIAIAPLEYEADGRIRQVPLPGTPAVK; encoded by the coding sequence ATGCACCGCCCGATGTCCGTCCTGCCTGCCCTGCTGCTGGCATTTGCCTTTTCCGCGGGCGCAGAACCCGGCAAACCAATCTCCCCACGCTTCAACGCCGACCCTTCGCCGCATTACTTCACGACGCAGGCCGGCGGCAAGTTCTACCTGTACGCCACCGACGACGCCAGCAACTCCGGCAACTACTGGGATTCCACGACGTGGCGCCTGTACACGTCGCCGGACATGAAGGCATGGACGGATGCCGGCATCCCCCTCGACGTGACCGTGTTCAAATGGGCGCGTCCCGATGCCAAGGCCTGGGCACCGGAAGCGGCGCAGCGCAACGGCAAGTTCTACTTCTACGCGCCGGTGGGCGGCGACAAGATCGGCGTGGCGGTCTCGAGCCGCCCGGACGGCGGTTTCGCCGATGCCCGCGGCACGCCGCTGGTCGACAAGGCGCGCGACGCCAATGCGGGCGACGAGCCGATCGACCCGGCCGTCTTCGTCGACAAGGATGACCAGGCTTACCTGTACTTCGGCACGCGCGTGCCGAAGGTGGTGAAACTGAAGGCCGACATGATCACGCTCGATGGCCCGATCCTGGACGTGGCCATCGCCGGCTTGCCCGCCCTGGACAAGACGGAAAAGGCGGACAAGGCCAACAAGACGGGCAGGAAGGCCTATGGCGAAGCGCCCTTCCTGAACTTTCCGTTTTCGACCGGCTGGCCCGGGCAGATCGTGCATGCGACAGGCAGCTCGCCGCTCGGGCCATTCACTTACCGCGGCGTGGTGCTGGACTTCCTGAAGATCTCGACCAACCACCAGGCGATCATCGAGCATGCGGGTAAAAGCTGGCTGTTCTACCACGATGCCCTGCTGCCGGGCGGCGGCAGCCACCGGCGTTCGATCGCCATCGCGCCGCTCGAGTACGAGGCCGATGGCCGCATCCGGCAGGTGCCACTGCCGGGGACGCCAGCCGTGAAATAG
- a CDS encoding YciI family protein has product MSRISIALLAAAALLHLPAHAQQAPPGAPAYDAALAQSLGASEQGMRPYVLVLLKTGSKPVPKGADRDRMFAGHFANMARLAKEKKLVIAGPLDGVDGVRGMFVFATDSLDEARALVATDPVIVQGEMVAAYHKFFSTAALMAVNDIHHRIVKK; this is encoded by the coding sequence ATGTCCAGGATATCGATAGCGCTGCTGGCCGCCGCGGCCCTGCTGCATCTGCCCGCCCATGCGCAGCAGGCGCCACCCGGAGCACCGGCCTATGACGCCGCGCTGGCGCAATCGCTCGGCGCCAGCGAGCAGGGCATGCGCCCCTATGTGCTGGTGCTGCTGAAAACGGGGTCCAAACCCGTGCCGAAGGGCGCGGACCGCGACCGGATGTTCGCCGGCCACTTCGCCAACATGGCGCGGCTGGCAAAGGAGAAAAAGCTGGTCATAGCCGGCCCCCTCGATGGCGTGGACGGCGTGCGCGGCATGTTCGTGTTCGCCACCGACAGCCTCGACGAGGCCAGGGCACTGGTCGCCACCGATCCCGTCATCGTGCAGGGCGAGATGGTGGCCGCGTACCATAAATTCTTTTCCACGGCCGCGCTGATGGCCGTGAACGATATCCACCACCGCATCGTCAAAAAGTAA
- a CDS encoding glycoside hydrolase family 2 TIM barrel-domain containing protein, with protein MTHLRTPISTPRHLARTTLAMMLAFAAGAQAATTSLNDAWQFHRADAAGLASADKVPAAAWSTVNLPHAAHIEPRVPTAPWQGTVFYKKTFDAALAPGERAILRFEAVMNVADVWLNGKHLGQHLGGYLPFAFDVTDLLKAGGKNEVIVRANNEDNAITGPKPLKDLDFIQHGGMYRGVSLITKPAVHITDEMLAATTAGGGVFVTFPQVDKAQATVQVKTEVANTSKAARTVTVRNTLAWQGKEIARAERKVTLKAGERRHVTMPMTVAQPNLWSPQAPNLHVLDTAIVGEGAGDSVQTRIGIRRLAFDARHKLLVNGEPVQLRGVNRHQEYPHVGYALSPQADYRDALLIKKYGFDYIRLSHYPQSPAFMAAADELGLLVIPGVPGWQYFNKNPAFAKQVVKTCEDMIRRDRNHASVLAWECSLNETDMPDAFVDTLHKTVHAEYPGEGAYSVGWLPRSYDIYMQARQHRIGDKHALPAKPLIVSEYGDWEYYAMNAGFNQGAWSDLKPADRSSRQLLSQGEKHLLQQAANVAEAHDDNFTTPAFADGYWVMFDYARGYAPDLEASGAMSIDRLPKFAAEFFRSQRSPEQANAQWGGGPMVFIASYWTPESSPRVRVFTNAEEVELRLNGKTVARKKAAPSSTHPRLKHPPVEFDTGGFQSGELVAVAYTGGKVVAEHTVRTPGEPVKLEVALDEMGVPKAVGDLVFARARVVDANGTTVPASGQAVTFTADPGYEVIHSPQAVTEAGIASVLVRVKQPNGTLSAAAGKLQGALAPK; from the coding sequence ATGACTCACCTTCGCACCCCGATTTCCACCCCGCGCCATCTCGCGCGGACCACGTTGGCCATGATGCTGGCGTTTGCCGCTGGCGCACAGGCCGCCACCACCAGCCTGAACGACGCCTGGCAATTCCACCGCGCCGACGCGGCCGGCCTCGCCAGCGCCGACAAGGTGCCGGCCGCAGCCTGGAGCACCGTGAACCTGCCGCACGCGGCGCACATCGAACCGCGCGTTCCGACCGCGCCGTGGCAGGGCACCGTGTTCTACAAGAAGACGTTCGACGCGGCGCTGGCGCCGGGCGAGCGGGCGATCCTGCGTTTCGAGGCGGTGATGAACGTGGCCGACGTCTGGCTGAACGGCAAGCACCTGGGCCAGCACCTGGGCGGCTACCTGCCGTTCGCGTTCGATGTGACCGATCTGCTGAAGGCTGGCGGAAAGAACGAAGTCATCGTTCGCGCGAACAATGAAGATAACGCTATCACCGGCCCGAAGCCGCTGAAGGACCTCGATTTCATCCAGCATGGCGGCATGTACCGCGGCGTCAGCCTGATCACGAAGCCGGCCGTGCACATCACCGATGAAATGCTGGCCGCCACCACGGCGGGCGGCGGCGTGTTCGTCACGTTCCCGCAAGTGGACAAGGCGCAGGCCACCGTGCAGGTGAAGACGGAAGTGGCGAACACCTCGAAGGCCGCGCGCACCGTCACCGTGCGCAACACGCTGGCATGGCAGGGCAAGGAGATCGCCCGCGCGGAACGGAAGGTCACGCTGAAGGCCGGCGAGCGCCGCCACGTGACGATGCCCATGACGGTGGCGCAGCCGAACCTCTGGTCGCCGCAGGCGCCCAACCTGCACGTGCTGGACACGGCCATCGTGGGCGAAGGTGCCGGCGACAGCGTGCAGACGCGCATCGGCATCCGCCGCCTGGCGTTCGACGCCCGCCACAAACTGCTGGTCAACGGCGAACCGGTGCAGCTGCGTGGCGTGAACCGCCACCAGGAATATCCGCATGTGGGCTATGCGCTGTCGCCGCAGGCCGATTACCGCGATGCGCTGCTGATCAAGAAGTACGGTTTCGACTACATCCGCCTGTCGCACTACCCGCAGTCGCCGGCCTTCATGGCCGCGGCCGACGAACTGGGCCTGCTCGTCATCCCGGGCGTGCCGGGCTGGCAGTACTTCAACAAGAACCCGGCTTTTGCCAAGCAGGTGGTCAAGACCTGCGAGGACATGATCCGCCGCGACCGCAACCACGCCAGCGTGCTGGCCTGGGAATGCTCGCTGAACGAGACGGACATGCCGGACGCGTTCGTCGACACGCTGCACAAGACCGTGCACGCGGAGTACCCGGGCGAAGGCGCCTATTCGGTGGGCTGGCTGCCGCGTTCCTATGACATCTACATGCAGGCACGCCAGCACAGGATCGGCGACAAGCATGCGCTGCCGGCCAAGCCGCTGATCGTGTCCGAGTATGGCGACTGGGAATACTATGCGATGAACGCGGGCTTCAACCAGGGCGCCTGGAGCGACCTGAAGCCGGCCGACCGCTCCAGCCGCCAGTTGCTGTCGCAGGGCGAAAAGCACCTGCTGCAGCAGGCCGCCAACGTGGCCGAGGCGCATGACGACAACTTCACGACGCCCGCTTTTGCGGATGGCTACTGGGTCATGTTCGACTATGCGCGCGGCTATGCGCCGGACCTGGAAGCCTCCGGCGCGATGAGCATCGACCGGCTGCCGAAGTTCGCGGCCGAGTTCTTCCGCTCGCAGCGCAGCCCGGAGCAGGCGAATGCACAGTGGGGCGGCGGCCCGATGGTCTTCATCGCCAGTTACTGGACGCCGGAATCGTCGCCGCGCGTGCGCGTGTTCACGAATGCGGAGGAAGTGGAGCTGCGCCTGAACGGCAAGACCGTGGCACGCAAGAAAGCCGCGCCATCGTCGACGCACCCGCGCCTGAAACACCCGCCGGTGGAATTCGACACGGGCGGCTTCCAGTCCGGCGAACTGGTCGCCGTGGCATACACGGGCGGCAAGGTCGTCGCCGAGCACACGGTGCGCACGCCGGGCGAGCCCGTGAAGCTCGAGGTGGCGCTGGACGAGATGGGCGTGCCGAAGGCCGTCGGCGACCTGGTGTTCGCACGTGCCCGCGTGGTCGACGCGAACGGCACCACGGTGCCGGCGTCCGGCCAGGCCGTCACGTTCACGGCCGATCCGGGCTATGAAGTGATCCACAGCCCGCAGGCGGTGACCGAGGCCGGCATCGCCAGCGTGCTGGTGCGCGTGAAGCAGCCGAACGGCACGTTGTCCGCGGCCGCTGGCAAGCTGCAGGGCGCGCTCGCGCCGAAGTAA
- a CDS encoding SDR family oxidoreductase — protein MTTKLNGKVAFINGGSRGIGAATARRLARDGAAVAIGYAASAGAAEALAAEIEAAGGTALAIRADAADAAALTAAIDTVAERFGRIDILVNNAGVLRLGDVAEFSLEDFDETVAINVRAVFVASEAALAHMGEGGRIINVSSTNALRMPFAGGAVYAMSKSALTGLAKGMARDLGPRGITVNNVQPGPVDTDMNPADAEFGATMHSLMALPRHGKPDEVAGMIAYLASPEAAFVTGADLLIDGGFAA, from the coding sequence ATGACCACGAAGCTGAACGGCAAAGTCGCCTTCATCAACGGCGGTTCGCGCGGCATCGGCGCGGCCACGGCACGCCGGCTGGCACGCGACGGCGCGGCCGTGGCGATCGGCTACGCGGCGTCGGCCGGCGCCGCCGAAGCGCTGGCGGCCGAGATCGAGGCGGCCGGCGGCACGGCGCTGGCGATCAGGGCCGACGCCGCCGATGCCGCAGCGCTGACCGCCGCGATCGACACGGTGGCCGAACGGTTCGGCCGCATCGACATCCTCGTCAACAATGCGGGCGTACTGCGCCTGGGCGACGTGGCGGAATTTTCGCTGGAGGATTTCGACGAGACGGTGGCCATCAACGTGCGCGCCGTCTTCGTGGCGTCGGAAGCGGCGCTGGCCCACATGGGCGAAGGCGGCCGCATCATCAACGTCAGCAGCACCAATGCGCTGCGCATGCCGTTTGCCGGCGGTGCCGTGTATGCGATGAGCAAATCGGCCCTGACGGGCCTGGCGAAAGGCATGGCGCGCGACCTGGGGCCGCGCGGTATCACGGTGAACAATGTGCAGCCGGGCCCCGTCGACACCGACATGAACCCGGCCGACGCCGAGTTCGGCGCCACGATGCACAGCCTCATGGCGCTGCCGCGGCACGGCAAGCCCGACGAGGTGGCCGGCATGATCGCCTACCTGGCCAGCCCGGAAGCGGCCTTCGTCACCGGCGCCGACCTGCTGATCGACGGCGGCTTCGCCGCATAA
- a CDS encoding LysR family transcriptional regulator translates to MDTELTSYLDAFLAAGEERSFSAAARRLGLTPAAVSKSVARLETRLGVRLFQRSTRSLALTTDGERLYAQVGLPRRDIGDALAALRQGAGEPAGTLKVSLAHAVGRDYVVPLLAPFVRRYPAVVPDLHFDNRQVDLVAEGFDVAIGGGIALTEGVVARELARVRLVLAAAPSYLEANPPPEGPGDLARHQAVVRRSLDSGRLLPWQLYHRDGVQVLATARAVAAMNDPEAMAHAAARGMGIALLPLAHALPLLDSGALVRVLPEWDGGLRTLSVYYTSRKLLPAKVRVFIDFLVDHFRDGGLAARLAGS, encoded by the coding sequence ATGGATACCGAACTGACCAGCTACCTGGACGCCTTTCTCGCGGCCGGCGAGGAGCGCAGCTTTTCCGCCGCCGCCCGGCGCCTCGGGTTGACGCCCGCTGCCGTCAGCAAAAGCGTGGCGCGCCTGGAAACGCGGCTGGGCGTGCGCCTGTTCCAGCGCAGCACGCGCAGCCTGGCGCTCACCACCGATGGCGAGCGGCTGTATGCGCAGGTGGGGCTGCCCCGGCGCGACATCGGCGACGCGCTTGCCGCGTTACGGCAAGGCGCTGGCGAGCCGGCCGGCACGCTGAAGGTGTCGCTTGCGCACGCGGTGGGCCGCGACTACGTGGTACCGCTGCTGGCACCGTTCGTGCGGCGCTATCCGGCCGTGGTGCCCGACCTGCATTTCGACAATCGCCAGGTGGATCTCGTGGCAGAAGGATTCGACGTGGCGATCGGCGGCGGCATCGCGTTGACCGAAGGCGTGGTGGCGCGCGAACTGGCCCGCGTGCGGCTCGTGCTCGCGGCAGCGCCGTCCTACCTGGAGGCCAATCCTCCGCCGGAAGGGCCCGGTGACCTGGCGCGCCACCAGGCCGTGGTGCGCCGGTCGCTCGATTCGGGCCGGCTGCTGCCCTGGCAGCTGTACCACCGCGACGGGGTCCAGGTGCTGGCGACGGCGCGTGCGGTCGCGGCGATGAACGATCCCGAAGCCATGGCCCACGCCGCCGCCCGCGGCATGGGCATCGCGCTGCTGCCCCTGGCGCATGCGCTGCCGTTGCTCGACAGCGGGGCGCTGGTGCGCGTGTTGCCGGAATGGGATGGCGGCCTGCGCACGCTGTCGGTCTATTACACGAGCAGGAAGCTGTTGCCCGCGAAGGTGCGGGTGTTCATCGACTTCCTCGTCGATCATTTTCGCGATGGCGGCCTGGCGGCGCGGCTCGCCGGATCGTGA
- a CDS encoding methyl-accepting chemotaxis protein, whose amino-acid sequence MNSSVLAQPATEQDRHADALAISGALNRVQAIIEFRLDGTILHANENFLSTLGYTLDEVVGRHHSMFCAPDYVRSAEYDAFWAGLRRGEFERAQYRRIGKGGRDVWIEASYNPILDTDGKPFKVIKFACDITAYKKRANEHAGLVGAIDKAQAVVEFDMHGVVLNANENFLAVMGYELGDIQGEHHRVFCEDDYASSLEYRKFWQKLNRGEFDAGRYKRIGANGRAVWIQATYNPIFDLDGKPYKVVKFATDITAQVALEAEVERKSEEERRKVALLLAQVERAAHGDLTGTLDMSGSEPIDQLGAGVGKMIADLRGVIAHVVSEVSRLSSSAGTIAERSNLVAGGAQALGATVEEMNASVDGLTASITTIARGAGEANSLAQSTKEAAETGAKAVARSIEAMALINQSSEDISEIVKVIGEIASQTNMLAFNAAIEAARAGEHGLGFSVVADEVRKLAERSSQATKEISKLIAESVKRVAQGSEISRQASDAFDRIASGVERTSLAIGDISASVNEQSLSAREVAVAINHIAEESEKSAGSCDSIAVQTDELNRTASELNQTVSGFTV is encoded by the coding sequence ATGAACAGCTCCGTACTCGCCCAGCCCGCTACCGAACAAGATCGCCACGCCGACGCCCTCGCCATCAGCGGCGCGCTGAACCGCGTGCAGGCCATCATCGAATTCCGCCTCGATGGCACGATCCTCCATGCCAACGAGAATTTCCTGAGCACGCTGGGCTATACGCTGGACGAAGTGGTGGGCCGCCACCATTCGATGTTCTGCGCGCCGGACTACGTGCGGTCGGCCGAGTACGATGCCTTCTGGGCCGGCCTGCGCCGCGGCGAGTTCGAACGCGCGCAATACCGCCGCATCGGCAAGGGTGGCCGCGATGTGTGGATCGAAGCATCCTACAACCCGATCCTCGACACCGATGGCAAGCCGTTCAAGGTGATCAAGTTCGCCTGCGACATCACGGCCTACAAGAAGCGCGCCAATGAACACGCGGGTCTCGTCGGCGCCATCGACAAGGCGCAGGCGGTCGTCGAGTTCGACATGCACGGCGTGGTGCTCAATGCCAACGAGAACTTCCTTGCCGTGATGGGCTATGAACTGGGCGATATCCAGGGCGAGCACCACCGCGTGTTCTGCGAGGACGATTACGCTTCCAGCCTGGAATACCGCAAGTTCTGGCAAAAGCTCAACCGCGGCGAGTTCGACGCCGGCCGCTACAAGCGCATCGGCGCCAACGGCCGCGCGGTCTGGATCCAGGCCACGTACAACCCCATCTTCGACCTCGACGGCAAGCCGTACAAGGTGGTGAAGTTCGCCACCGACATCACGGCGCAGGTGGCCCTCGAAGCGGAAGTCGAACGCAAGAGCGAAGAGGAGCGCCGCAAGGTGGCGCTGCTGCTCGCGCAGGTGGAACGGGCCGCGCACGGCGACCTGACCGGCACGCTCGACATGTCCGGCAGCGAACCGATCGACCAGTTGGGCGCCGGCGTCGGCAAGATGATCGCCGACCTGCGCGGCGTGATCGCGCACGTGGTCTCCGAAGTGTCGCGCCTGTCGTCGTCGGCCGGAACGATCGCCGAGCGGTCGAACCTGGTGGCCGGCGGCGCGCAGGCGCTCGGCGCCACGGTAGAAGAGATGAATGCATCGGTCGACGGCCTCACCGCGTCGATCACCACGATCGCGCGCGGCGCGGGCGAAGCCAACTCGCTGGCGCAAAGCACGAAGGAAGCCGCCGAGACGGGTGCGAAGGCGGTGGCCCGATCGATCGAGGCGATGGCGCTGATCAACCAGTCCTCCGAAGACATCAGCGAGATCGTCAAGGTGATCGGCGAGATCGCCAGCCAGACCAATATGCTGGCATTCAACGCCGCGATCGAGGCGGCACGCGCCGGCGAACATGGCCTGGGCTTCTCGGTCGTGGCCGACGAGGTGCGCAAGCTCGCCGAGCGTTCGTCCCAGGCCACCAAGGAAATCTCCAAGCTGATCGCGGAGTCTGTCAAGCGCGTGGCGCAGGGCAGCGAGATCTCGCGCCAGGCCAGCGATGCGTTCGACCGCATCGCCAGCGGCGTGGAACGCACGTCGCTGGCGATCGGCGACATTTCGGCCTCCGTCAACGAACAGTCGCTGTCGGCGCGTGAAGTGGCGGTGGCGATCAACCATATCGCCGAGGAATCGGAAAAGTCCGCCGGCTCCTGCGACAGCATCGCCGTGCAGACCGATGAACTGAACCGCACCGCGTCGGAGCTGAACCAGACCGTCTCGGGCTTCACCGTCTGA